Genomic window (Juglans microcarpa x Juglans regia isolate MS1-56 chromosome 2S, Jm3101_v1.0, whole genome shotgun sequence):
tttcctaaaaaaattatgttgttcTTAACTTCTCCATCCTCTCTCGTCTCTGCGTCTCTCTCATGCAGCTTTGTGAGAGCGAGGGAAACAGCTGCAGGGCGTAAGAGCCTGTACATGTAATCAAAGGCTTCATCTTTACCAGTCGTTTATGGATTTTCATGGTGAAGTTTCGAGTTTCTGGATCGTCAAGATCTGTCCATGCTGTAACCTGCAGGCTTAAGCCACATGCATAAAGGTATGCTTCTGTTCTAACCTTCTGGTTTTTGTTAATGAAATGTTGGGTTTTGTCATAAATATGTTAATGCTTTGTGGAATATGTTAATGGGTGGGAGATCAAATGAGCTTGTGGTTTCCTTTTTATATTGGATTTAAGCCATGGAACTCTTCTGGGTCATGTATTAACTTTGAGGACGTGATCAAAGAAAGGGAGTGTGATAAGATCGtgactccttttttttttttttctcgtaaTGTGTGAAGCAATAACCGTTGTTTTCGGCAAATTCACATACAGTCTAGTTTGTCGCTGAAAAGGCTTGAAGGAGAAATTTATGATGTTTGGAATCTTTATTATTCGAATGATTTCCCCTAAATGGGAGATTATGGCCAGTCTATCCAAATAGCTGTTTTAGCTGAATTCAGCGGTGGTTCTTGTTTTCCCAGAAAGTGAAAAGCGTTAAAATTATGTAATCTCTCCCCCACCGAAGCTTTTCTCCGTTACTAAAGAGatggtgaaaaatattttactataagcTCCAAAGGCATCGCTTAaggattttataatttttattaacagTAGTTAACCGTTTGCAAATACGAAGAAAGATGGTTTGGGCAATTTGAGTTAACATCGTTTCTTGCAAAAATCTCGATATGGAAAATAGAGTTAATGAGCTGCTAGTATGAATTTTTCTAACAGGAatggaaaattttcaaataagatCTTACCTCTATGCCTCCGGGATGGCATACTTCTGGGACTAGTGGAGCAAAGTCATTCTATGATGTAGAACAAGCTCAGAAGCTGAACATCTAGGAGTTTTCCTCTTTGTAATATAAGATGCATTTTGAAGGAAATGAGTATTTGATTGTAAGTTGTTTGGTTGCTTCCATGGTTCAAAGTCCGATGTGTGTGGCACTTGGCATTTACATCATTAAGTTATGTGCATGCTTCTAGTGTCTTTTCTAGCTGTTGGAATCAAGATCGAGACAAAACAATAGAAGAGGAAAGAAGCACTCTGTACGTCGATATTCTGTTTTTCTCCTTACATCAAATATTGTTTCAGTACATCAACATATAGAACCAAAAGAAAATTCtggaaattaaattaatggCATTTATGGCCATTCAGATTTACTAGACGGTACACACCTAGGTACAATGAAAAGAAACTTTTTCCAGTTTTCACATATCTCGTAAATGATCAACTTAATAAATTGTGGCCTCTTGCAATAAATCAAGTTTAATCTTCAACACTAGCATGTCAGTGTTGCAGTTCAAAAGCAATCTACAGTTGTTTGTTGAGCTGCCTCAATATGCAGCACTGCACCTAGCACTAGATGTTTGCCATTGTTAGAATCAGGGTTGAGGCAGCTTTTGAAATGCTTCCTTCTGTAAATAATTTCTCACTTCAGCGGTCAACTTTTGCTCCTGGGATAACTTGGTTGTCTTGACATAGTGGCTGGATCATGAGCTCATTGCAGAGACAATAGCCACAAGCTATAAGAGTTTCACGCTTTGCTTTAGCCTTTCTATAGAGCTTGTTGAGTAGACACTCTTATGCTCAAATTGGCTTTAGGGCTATCATCATTGGGTACCAGCTTTTCTGCTTCCCACCATGAGGCATACTTACATAGTGAAGCTATGCATTAACTGTTTTatcaccatttttttctttcatgttgCAGTTTTTTGATCTGCCAGGAAATTCGACCTGCTTCAATTTTCTGCTTTTCTTTATCCCGGATGGTTCTATCCCCATATTTATTATACAGTCTTCTTTAGCTCTTGTGTGCTATGTTTAAGGATAATCATTGTTTACAAGGAacttacaagaaagaaaagacgtgacatgactttttttttttttttaagacgtGACATGACTTGTTGGTTACTAGTCTAAAGAAATTCTTCATGCTGTGGTGTCTATAATAGGTAATAAGAGCACATTATTTTCTCTAGAATCATCAAGCCCCAGTTATAACAATGCAAATCTAGTAGTTGCCAAAGGGAACTCTTATGATTGTAAGCTACTTTAACCAAGATATTCTAACGTGATTTATGttcataaattttctttatttttgtttaatttaattttgctAAATTTTTTATCAGAACAAGTCAAATGGACACAAAATCTGTAACATGTCTTATCAACAACATTTCTCGATTCATTCATCTAGTTTCATCTCGGACAATGAAAGCTATGCCTCTTCAGAAGGATTACAGACAACTAGTTGGTGTACTGAAGCTTTTGAAGGCTGTTCTCGATGAAATTGTTGATTACAAAATTCCTACAGATGAATTCCTATATAAAGAATGTGAAGAACTGGACGTGGCTGTTAATGAGACAAGGGACTTCATAGAAAACTGGTCTCCAACCATGAGCAAAATTTGCAGTGTAAGTAATGACTTAACACCctcacccccacccccaccagaaaaaaaaaaggggggggaaTAATGCTACTTGGAACACACTTTTTAACAGGTATGATATTTTGGGCATACCTAGTTTTTAAGTTCTGAAACTCTTTTTTGGCTCATGCTCAAGGATCTCATCTATGAATTCACTAAATCATTTTATGATTTATCTGAATATTAAGAATATCGTAAAGTAAAGAAGTAAACTTCTATTCTATCACTATGTGTTCTTTAAATCAAGTGGGGCATTATAAAGTTTTTGCCTCTgtgtattctttttctttttcctttttttaataccttttatatgtatttttattctaaattagtCCTATGCCCATATCTCAGGTTCTGAGGAGTGAGCCATTGTTGATGAAAATTTGGAGCTCATCACTCAAGATTTGTTGCCTTCTCTATAGATTGTTAAAGTCATCTCCATCTACTTTAAGTTTAAATAGTGTGCAGGTATATGCCTGCGTGTATAGTTTCCAATGTGAATTTGATTTAGTTGACAAACTTTCTACTGCTGATTCTTTTTCCACAACTTTCACATTTCTTCCAAAAGTGTGTTGTTTACTGGCTTTAAATATCTATAACTTGTGTTTGATCATTCAAGGCAATTCTGAGACTAATTTCTGGTACTTTTCCAGCACTGTATGCAGGAACTTCAATGTCTGAAGCTGGAAAGAATAACGGAATATATAGGAGAGGCTCTTCGAAGTGAAAGAGATGATATTGTTCCCTGCACAGAAAATCTTGTGAAGATTATTGAGTTCCTTAGTTTGACAACAAACCAGGAACTTCTAAAAGAAAGTATTTCTGtcgaaaaagagagaataaatgCCCAGGTCAATTACGTGGAAGGGGAATCAGATCAACTCTTTCAAATAGTGAATCTTGTCAACCACATTCGTGATTGCATGGTTAAAATTCAACGGTTTGAAGCCACAACTGGAGTCCTTGTCCCTTCATACTTCCGATGTCCTTTATCACTGGAACTCATGTTGGATCCTGTAATTGTGGCTTCAGGTCAAACCTACGAGAGGTCTTCCATCCAAAAGTGGCTTTATAATGGGTTGACTATTTGCCCGAAGACTCGCcaaacactcacacacacaaaccTCATTCCCAATTATACAGTCAAAGCCATGATAGCAAACTGGTGTGAAGAAAACAATATAAAACTTCATAACTCTGAGCGCACTAATTTTGTCTCAGTGCCATCACCATCAGATCATGCATCTCCGCGAGATTTAATCCATACAGATAGTTCCTCTTGTTCTTTACACAGTAGCAAGATGACATCAAGATCATCTCCCGAAGTTGGAAACGAATTTCAGAAGCAAAAGAGTGATGTTTTGTATAGATTAGGTGTGGAGAAATCCAGCGGATTCCAAATCAAGGAGACAGAAAAGTTTGACCATGCACCCCCTGATCAGTCATATATTCATCACAGGAATGAACCAGCCTCACGTGCCATTTCCAGTGTTGATTATATGCCTCCATCAACGGATCAGTCGTCAAGAACATTTAACAAGCATGAAAATGTGAATGAACTGTCTGGAGAAGTCACAACTGAGTTTCCTGCTGCTGCTTCTCCTCATTATAATGAACTGGGATTTTCCCCTTGGTTATCACGAAAGAAATTTGACAGCTCCCAAACAAAAGTTGAAGTAGCAGAGAATAGAAACCATAATTACTTCAGAGAAAACTCACTCCCATTTTTGGACTCAGGATCTGATGAATTGACCACTATTTCCCATATCAAGAAATTGATTGAAGACCTTAAGAGGCAGTCAAATGAAGTGAAAACTACAGCTGCAGAAGGGTTGCGGCTTCTTACAAAGCACAACATTGAGAATCGCATCATTATTGGCCAGTGTGGGGCTATTGCACCTTTGCTTTCATTGCTGTATTCAGAAATGAAGCTAACCCAAGAACATGCTGTTACGGCCCTTTTGAATTTatcaattaatgaaaacaataaGGCCATGATTGCTAAATCAGGAGCTATAGAACCACTTATCCATGTTCTGAAAACGGGAAATGATGGAGCGAAAGAAAATTCTGCAGCCGCTCTATACAGCCTCTCTGCATTAGAAGAATACAAGGCAAAAATTGGTCGTTCTGGTGCAGTTAAAGCATTGGTGGATCTTCTAGGCTCAGGGACACTTAGAGGGAAGAAAGATGCTGCTGCTGCTTTGTTTAACCtatcaatttttcatgaaaataaggCTTGCATAGTTCAAGCCGGAGCTGTGAAGCACCTTATTAAGTTGATGGACCCTGCTACTGGAATGGTTGACAAGGCTGTCGCTCTTCTAACAAACCTTTCGACAATATGGGAGGGGCATTCAGCAATTAATCAGGAAGGGGGTATCCCTTTACTGGTTGAGATTGTTGAATCAGGATCTCGGAGGGGAAAGGAAAATGCTGCCTCCATACTGTTGCAACTGTGCCTCCACAGTCCCAAGAATTGTACCCTGGTGCTGCAAGAAGGCGCTGTCCCTCCCTTGGTTGCCTTATCTCAGTCTGGCACACCCAGAGCAAAGGAAAAGGTACACcgcttcttttattttctgcattctaatctttttccttttggtcTGAACATCTGCTTATCAATTGGTGTGCCATCAAGGGCAATGCTGTTGGTGCCTACTCACCAGCACAAAATAAGAAAAGCGCATTGCAGTTTAATAACAATCATATCCACTTTTAAGAGTA
Coding sequences:
- the LOC121252782 gene encoding U-box domain-containing protein 3-like isoform X1; translation: MHKGNKSTLFSLESSSPSYNNANLVVAKGNSYDCQMDTKSVTCLINNISRFIHLVSSRTMKAMPLQKDYRQLVGVLKLLKAVLDEIVDYKIPTDEFLYKECEELDVAVNETRDFIENWSPTMSKICSVLRSEPLLMKIWSSSLKICCLLYRLLKSSPSTLSLNSVQHCMQELQCLKLERITEYIGEALRSERDDIVPCTENLVKIIEFLSLTTNQELLKESISVEKERINAQVNYVEGESDQLFQIVNLVNHIRDCMVKIQRFEATTGVLVPSYFRCPLSLELMLDPVIVASGQTYERSSIQKWLYNGLTICPKTRQTLTHTNLIPNYTVKAMIANWCEENNIKLHNSERTNFVSVPSPSDHASPRDLIHTDSSSCSLHSSKMTSRSSPEVGNEFQKQKSDVLYRLGVEKSSGFQIKETEKFDHAPPDQSYIHHRNEPASRAISSVDYMPPSTDQSSRTFNKHENVNELSGEVTTEFPAAASPHYNELGFSPWLSRKKFDSSQTKVEVAENRNHNYFRENSLPFLDSGSDELTTISHIKKLIEDLKRQSNEVKTTAAEGLRLLTKHNIENRIIIGQCGAIAPLLSLLYSEMKLTQEHAVTALLNLSINENNKAMIAKSGAIEPLIHVLKTGNDGAKENSAAALYSLSALEEYKAKIGRSGAVKALVDLLGSGTLRGKKDAAAALFNLSIFHENKACIVQAGAVKHLIKLMDPATGMVDKAVALLTNLSTIWEGHSAINQEGGIPLLVEIVESGSRRGKENAASILLQLCLHSPKNCTLVLQEGAVPPLVALSQSGTPRAKEKAQQLLSHFRNQREEVAGKGKS
- the LOC121252782 gene encoding U-box domain-containing protein 3-like isoform X2; protein product: MHKGQMDTKSVTCLINNISRFIHLVSSRTMKAMPLQKDYRQLVGVLKLLKAVLDEIVDYKIPTDEFLYKECEELDVAVNETRDFIENWSPTMSKICSVLRSEPLLMKIWSSSLKICCLLYRLLKSSPSTLSLNSVQHCMQELQCLKLERITEYIGEALRSERDDIVPCTENLVKIIEFLSLTTNQELLKESISVEKERINAQVNYVEGESDQLFQIVNLVNHIRDCMVKIQRFEATTGVLVPSYFRCPLSLELMLDPVIVASGQTYERSSIQKWLYNGLTICPKTRQTLTHTNLIPNYTVKAMIANWCEENNIKLHNSERTNFVSVPSPSDHASPRDLIHTDSSSCSLHSSKMTSRSSPEVGNEFQKQKSDVLYRLGVEKSSGFQIKETEKFDHAPPDQSYIHHRNEPASRAISSVDYMPPSTDQSSRTFNKHENVNELSGEVTTEFPAAASPHYNELGFSPWLSRKKFDSSQTKVEVAENRNHNYFRENSLPFLDSGSDELTTISHIKKLIEDLKRQSNEVKTTAAEGLRLLTKHNIENRIIIGQCGAIAPLLSLLYSEMKLTQEHAVTALLNLSINENNKAMIAKSGAIEPLIHVLKTGNDGAKENSAAALYSLSALEEYKAKIGRSGAVKALVDLLGSGTLRGKKDAAAALFNLSIFHENKACIVQAGAVKHLIKLMDPATGMVDKAVALLTNLSTIWEGHSAINQEGGIPLLVEIVESGSRRGKENAASILLQLCLHSPKNCTLVLQEGAVPPLVALSQSGTPRAKEKAQQLLSHFRNQREEVAGKGKS
- the LOC121252782 gene encoding U-box domain-containing protein 3-like isoform X3 produces the protein MDTKSVTCLINNISRFIHLVSSRTMKAMPLQKDYRQLVGVLKLLKAVLDEIVDYKIPTDEFLYKECEELDVAVNETRDFIENWSPTMSKICSVLRSEPLLMKIWSSSLKICCLLYRLLKSSPSTLSLNSVQHCMQELQCLKLERITEYIGEALRSERDDIVPCTENLVKIIEFLSLTTNQELLKESISVEKERINAQVNYVEGESDQLFQIVNLVNHIRDCMVKIQRFEATTGVLVPSYFRCPLSLELMLDPVIVASGQTYERSSIQKWLYNGLTICPKTRQTLTHTNLIPNYTVKAMIANWCEENNIKLHNSERTNFVSVPSPSDHASPRDLIHTDSSSCSLHSSKMTSRSSPEVGNEFQKQKSDVLYRLGVEKSSGFQIKETEKFDHAPPDQSYIHHRNEPASRAISSVDYMPPSTDQSSRTFNKHENVNELSGEVTTEFPAAASPHYNELGFSPWLSRKKFDSSQTKVEVAENRNHNYFRENSLPFLDSGSDELTTISHIKKLIEDLKRQSNEVKTTAAEGLRLLTKHNIENRIIIGQCGAIAPLLSLLYSEMKLTQEHAVTALLNLSINENNKAMIAKSGAIEPLIHVLKTGNDGAKENSAAALYSLSALEEYKAKIGRSGAVKALVDLLGSGTLRGKKDAAAALFNLSIFHENKACIVQAGAVKHLIKLMDPATGMVDKAVALLTNLSTIWEGHSAINQEGGIPLLVEIVESGSRRGKENAASILLQLCLHSPKNCTLVLQEGAVPPLVALSQSGTPRAKEKAQQLLSHFRNQREEVAGKGKS
- the LOC121252782 gene encoding U-box domain-containing protein 3-like isoform X4 — protein: MKIWSSSLKICCLLYRLLKSSPSTLSLNSVQHCMQELQCLKLERITEYIGEALRSERDDIVPCTENLVKIIEFLSLTTNQELLKESISVEKERINAQVNYVEGESDQLFQIVNLVNHIRDCMVKIQRFEATTGVLVPSYFRCPLSLELMLDPVIVASGQTYERSSIQKWLYNGLTICPKTRQTLTHTNLIPNYTVKAMIANWCEENNIKLHNSERTNFVSVPSPSDHASPRDLIHTDSSSCSLHSSKMTSRSSPEVGNEFQKQKSDVLYRLGVEKSSGFQIKETEKFDHAPPDQSYIHHRNEPASRAISSVDYMPPSTDQSSRTFNKHENVNELSGEVTTEFPAAASPHYNELGFSPWLSRKKFDSSQTKVEVAENRNHNYFRENSLPFLDSGSDELTTISHIKKLIEDLKRQSNEVKTTAAEGLRLLTKHNIENRIIIGQCGAIAPLLSLLYSEMKLTQEHAVTALLNLSINENNKAMIAKSGAIEPLIHVLKTGNDGAKENSAAALYSLSALEEYKAKIGRSGAVKALVDLLGSGTLRGKKDAAAALFNLSIFHENKACIVQAGAVKHLIKLMDPATGMVDKAVALLTNLSTIWEGHSAINQEGGIPLLVEIVESGSRRGKENAASILLQLCLHSPKNCTLVLQEGAVPPLVALSQSGTPRAKEKAQQLLSHFRNQREEVAGKGKS